The proteins below are encoded in one region of Gaiella occulta:
- a CDS encoding acetate--CoA ligase family protein — MRDLRPLFDPRSVAVLGASNDPSKWGQWIAAGALRGAHRRDVWLVNRKGGEILGRQALRSLDELPEAPELVVVALAAAAFEDAIDASLAAGARAIVAITAGLGEVGAEGKARELAVVERVRAAGAVMLGPNCLGVYDASAELDLGSNEFSPGSMGIISQSGNLALELSLLAAQYGVGVSRFASLGNQADIEAAELVEAFAADEATRVIGVYCEDFRDGRAFARAGAAALAAGKQVVLLAAGGSEAGARAAASHTGALASDSAAVDAACRAAGIQRVTTPKELVDVALACLAPHRPRGRRLAVVGDGGGTGVVSADLATAAGLELPHLSEELSAKLTAIAPTIVATNPVDLAGAGEQDFWNFERVTEAVLASGEVDAVVLTGYFGGYSQMNEDFRERETEVARAIAAAAGRAGRPLLVQAMFWDSGPARALREGGVPVYRDIEAVIATLAALVEQELRPAAGVAEVGAAAPPVCGGGYFEARELLAAGGVPFTPARRATTAAGAREAAAAVGYPVALKALGLLHKSDAGGVALGLGDEHALEDALSDMAARLAPEGYSVEAMADTSAGVELIAGCRRDPRFGPLVLVGLGGVYAELMNDVAVALAPAGVDELEQLLLSLRGAGVLTGARGRAPLDVRAAAAAAAALSRVAAAHPEIAEIEVNPLLVTPAGSVGLDARIVLA, encoded by the coding sequence GTGCGCGATCTCCGGCCGCTCTTCGACCCACGCTCGGTCGCGGTTCTCGGCGCGTCGAACGACCCGTCGAAGTGGGGCCAGTGGATCGCGGCGGGGGCGCTGCGCGGCGCCCACCGGCGCGACGTGTGGCTCGTCAACCGCAAGGGTGGCGAGATCCTCGGCCGGCAGGCGTTGCGCTCGCTCGACGAGCTCCCCGAGGCGCCCGAGCTCGTCGTCGTCGCGCTCGCTGCCGCCGCCTTCGAGGATGCGATCGACGCCTCCCTCGCGGCGGGCGCGCGCGCGATCGTCGCCATCACCGCCGGCCTCGGCGAGGTCGGCGCTGAGGGGAAGGCGCGCGAGCTCGCGGTCGTCGAGCGGGTGCGCGCGGCGGGAGCCGTCATGCTCGGCCCGAACTGCCTCGGCGTCTACGACGCCTCGGCCGAGCTCGATCTCGGCTCGAACGAGTTCTCGCCCGGGTCGATGGGGATCATCTCGCAGAGCGGCAACCTCGCGCTCGAGCTGAGCCTGCTGGCCGCCCAGTACGGCGTCGGCGTCTCCCGCTTCGCGTCGCTCGGCAACCAGGCCGACATCGAGGCGGCCGAGCTCGTCGAGGCGTTCGCCGCCGACGAGGCGACGCGCGTGATCGGCGTCTACTGCGAGGACTTCCGCGACGGGCGCGCGTTCGCGCGGGCGGGCGCCGCGGCTCTCGCGGCCGGCAAGCAGGTCGTGCTGCTGGCGGCCGGCGGCAGCGAAGCCGGCGCCCGCGCCGCCGCCTCTCACACCGGCGCCCTCGCGAGCGACTCGGCGGCGGTCGACGCGGCCTGCCGCGCCGCCGGCATCCAGCGCGTCACGACTCCGAAGGAGCTCGTCGACGTCGCGCTGGCATGCCTGGCGCCGCACCGGCCGCGCGGTCGCCGCCTGGCGGTCGTCGGCGACGGCGGCGGCACCGGGGTGGTCTCGGCCGACCTGGCAACGGCGGCCGGGCTGGAGCTGCCGCACCTCTCGGAGGAGCTGAGCGCGAAGCTGACCGCGATCGCGCCGACGATCGTCGCCACGAACCCCGTCGACCTCGCCGGCGCGGGTGAGCAGGACTTCTGGAACTTCGAGCGCGTGACCGAGGCGGTGCTCGCCTCGGGCGAGGTCGACGCGGTGGTCCTCACGGGGTACTTCGGCGGCTACAGCCAGATGAACGAGGACTTCCGTGAGCGCGAGACCGAGGTCGCCCGTGCGATCGCGGCGGCGGCCGGCCGGGCGGGGCGGCCGCTGCTGGTCCAGGCCATGTTCTGGGACTCCGGGCCGGCCCGGGCGCTGCGCGAGGGCGGGGTTCCCGTCTACCGCGACATCGAGGCCGTGATCGCGACGTTGGCCGCGCTCGTCGAGCAGGAGCTTCGCCCGGCGGCGGGGGTGGCCGAGGTGGGAGCGGCCGCGCCGCCCGTGTGCGGCGGCGGCTACTTCGAGGCGCGCGAGCTGCTCGCAGCGGGCGGAGTGCCGTTCACTCCCGCGCGCCGCGCGACGACGGCCGCCGGGGCGCGCGAGGCGGCTGCCGCGGTCGGCTACCCCGTGGCACTCAAGGCGCTCGGGCTGCTGCACAAGTCCGACGCGGGCGGGGTCGCGCTCGGGCTCGGCGACGAGCATGCGCTCGAGGACGCTCTGTCCGACATGGCTGCCCGCCTCGCGCCGGAGGGCTACTCGGTCGAGGCGATGGCCGACACGTCCGCGGGGGTGGAGCTGATCGCCGGCTGCAGACGCGACCCGCGCTTCGGCCCGCTCGTGCTGGTCGGCCTCGGCGGCGTCTACGCCGAGCTTATGAACGACGTCGCCGTCGCCCTCGCCCCCGCCGGCGTGGACGAGCTGGAGCAGCTGCTGCTGTCGCTGCGCGGAGCCGGTGTGCTCACAGGCGCCCGCGGCCGCGCGCCGCTCGACGTGCGGGCGGCGGCCGCGGCGGCGGCCGCCCTCTCCCGCGTGGCGGCCGCGCACCCCGAGATCGCGGAGATCGAGGTCAACCCGCTGCTCGTCACGCCGGCGGGGTCGGTCGGCCTCGACGCGCGCATCGTGCTCGCGTAG
- a CDS encoding TetR/AcrR family transcriptional regulator, protein MTTATQPQNERITGILEAACRVIVREGAHGLRMARVAEEAGVSKALVHYYFSTRQELLRHAFAYSEERWHAAVSAELIGVAAGSARVTRALLVSVEPEMPFSEQRALWNEVWSSLRSDDELRPLVERSYRAWLDRIVTLIEEGQGDGSVPADVDATQAGWRLAAVADGLDSLLYLGLVDRDGARALMHGSIERELAGR, encoded by the coding sequence ATGACGACAGCGACGCAACCGCAGAACGAGCGCATCACCGGCATCCTCGAAGCGGCGTGCCGCGTGATCGTGCGCGAGGGCGCACACGGCCTGCGGATGGCGAGGGTGGCCGAAGAGGCCGGCGTCTCGAAGGCGCTCGTGCACTACTACTTCTCCACCCGGCAGGAGTTGCTGCGCCATGCGTTCGCCTACTCCGAGGAGCGCTGGCATGCGGCCGTGAGCGCCGAGCTGATCGGGGTGGCGGCGGGCTCGGCGCGGGTCACGCGGGCGCTGCTCGTCAGCGTGGAGCCCGAGATGCCCTTCAGCGAGCAGCGAGCGCTCTGGAACGAGGTGTGGAGCAGCCTGCGCAGCGACGACGAGCTGCGTCCGCTCGTCGAGCGCTCGTATCGCGCCTGGCTCGATCGCATCGTCACGTTGATCGAGGAGGGGCAGGGGGACGGCTCCGTGCCCGCCGACGTCGACGCGACGCAGGCGGGCTGGCGGCTCGCAGCCGTCGCGGACGGGCTCGACTCCCTCCTCTATCTCGGCCTCGTCGACCGCGACGGGGCCCGCGCGCTGATGCACGGAAGCATCGAACGGGAGCTCGCGGGAAGGTGA